ACCAGGTCCTTCACGCCCCGGTGGTCGGCCTCGGCGCCGTACTCCGGGTCGAGCAGCCACCACTCCGGCCCGTGGTCCGCCGACCACTCCGAACCCTGCGCGAACTCCTGCCCCATGAAGAGGAGTTGCTTGCCCGGGTGGGCCCACATGAAGCCCAGGTAGGCGCGGTGGTTGGCGCGCCGCTGCCACCAGTCGCCGGGCATCTTGGACACCAGCGCCCGCTTGCCGTGCACCACTTCGTCGTGCGAGATCGGCAGGATGTAGTTCTCGCTGTACGCGTACACCATCGAGAAGGTCATCTCGTGGTGGTGGTACTTGCGGTGCACCGGCTCCTTCTCCATGTACTGGAGCGAGTCGTGCATCCAGCCCATGTTCCACTTCATGCCGAAGCCGAGCCCGCCGAAGCCGCCCGGGCCGACCAGGTCCGTCGCCCGGGTCACCCCGTCCCAGGCCGTCGACTCCTCGGCGAAGGTCACGATGCCGGGGCAGCGGCGGTAGACGGTGGCGTTCATCTCCTGCAGGAAGGCGACCGCGTCCAGGTTCTCCCGGCCGCCGTGCTCGTTCGGCAGCCACTCGCCGTACTCGCGCGAGTAGTCGAGGTAGAGCATCGACGCCACCGCGTCCACCCGCAGGCCGTCGACGTGGAACTCCTGGCACCAGTAGACCGCGTTGGCGACGAGGAAGTTCCGCACCTCCTTGCGGCCGTAGTCGAACTCCAGGGTGCCCCAGTCCGGGTGGTGCGAGCGGCGCGGGTCCGCGTGCTCGTACAGCGGTCGCCCGTCGAACTCGGCCAGCGCCCAGTCGTCCTTGGGGAAGTGGGCCGGCACCCAGTCCATCAGCACCCCGATGCCGGCCCGGTGCAGCGCGTCCACCAGGTACTTGAAGTCGTCCGGAGTGCCGAGCCGGGCGGTCGGCGCGTAGAAACCGGTGACCTGGTAGCCCCAGGAGCCGCCGAAGGGGTGCTCGGTGACCGGCATGAACTCCACGTGCGTGAAACCGAGTTCACGGACGTACGCGGGCAGTTCCCCGGCCAGCTCGCGATAGGTCAGGCCGGGCCGCCAGGACGGCAGATGCAGCTCGTAGACGGAGATCGGCGCCTCGTGCGGCGGCCGGGCGCCACGCCGCGCCATCCACTCCTGGTCGCTCCACTCGTAGTGCGACGCGGTGACGATCGAGGCGGTGTCCGGCGGGCACTCGGTGCGCCGCGCCATCGGGTCGGCCCGCACGGTGTGCGAGCCGTCGGGGCGGGTGATGTCGTACTTGTAGACCGCCCCCTCCCCGATGCCGGGCACGAACAGCTCCCACACGCCGGTCGAGCCGAGCGAGCGCATCGGCAGGCCGGTGCCGTCCCAGTGCACGAAGTCGCCGGTGACGCGGACGCCCCGGGCGTTCGGCGCCCAGACGGCGAAACGGGTGCCGGACACCCCGCCGTGGGTCATCACCCGGGAGCCGAGCGCCGTCCACAGCTCCTCGTGTCGGCCCTCGCCGATCAGGTGCAGGTCCAGCTCGCCGAGCGAGGGCAGGTGCCGGTACGGATCCTGGACGACGAGCTCGGGCCCGTCCCCGTACCGCACGCGCAGCTCGTACGCCGGGACCTTCCGGAGCCGCGGCAGCAGCGTCGAGAACAGGCCGTCGCCCTCGTCGCGCAGCTCGACCGTCCGCCCCTTCGGCAGGACGGCCGTGACCGACCGGGCCCAGGGCCGCAGCGCCCGGAGGACGACGCCGCCCTTCACCGGGTGGGCGCCGAGCAGCGCGTGGGGATCGTGGTGCTCCCCGGCGAGCAGCCGCGCGCGCTCGCCGGGGTCGATCGGGGGCGCCGTGCGGGGCGTCTTGGCGGTCACCGGTAGCCTCCTGAAACGTCGAAAAGTGTATGAAATAGGCAACTCCCTCGCCGGGTGCCAGGACACTCCGCCGAACGGGCCATCTCGCCCGCCCGGTGCCACCCGCTCACCGGGTGGTGGCGAGGCGGTGGATGGCGGACATCGGCACGGGGAGCCAGTCGGGGCGGTGCCGGGCCTCGTAGACGACCTCGTACACCGCCTTGTCGGTCTCGTAGGCCCGCAGCAGCGCGGGATCGGCGCGGGGGTCCGCGCCGGCGACCTCGGCGTAGCCGGTGCAGTACGCGGCCCGGCAGCGGGCCGCCCAGTCGGCGTTCCACGGCCGGTGGGTGCGGGCCGCGTAGTCGAAGGAACGGAGCATGCCGGCGACGTCCCGGACGGTCGGCTGCGGGCGGCACCGCTCGTCGAGCGGCTTCGCCGGCTCGCCCTCGAAGTCGATGACGGCCCAGGCGCCGTCGGAGCCGCGCAGGGTCTGCCCGAGGTGCAGGTCGCCGTGGATCCGCTGGACCGTGCCCGCGCCCTCCGCGTCGCCGGCCGCCGCGAAGACGGCCCGCAGGCCGGGGACGTACGGCAGGAGCGCGGGGACGGCCTGGGCGGCCGCGTGCAGCCGCCGGTCCATCGCGGCCGCCAGGCCCTCGGTCTCGGCGCGCGGCAGCCGCTGGGTGGGCAGCGCCTCGGCGAGGGCGAGGTGGACCTCGGCGGTGGCCCGGCCGAGCGCCCGCGCCTCGGAGGCGAACTCCCGCCCCGCCGCTAGGGCGTCGAGGGCGAGCCGCCAGCCGTCACGGGAGTCCCGCAGGTACGGCTGGAGCACGCCCAGCGTCGACGCCCCCGACTCGAACCAGGCCACCGGGGCCGGGACCCGGGCGCAGCCGGCCCGGTCGAGGGCGAGCGGCAGTTCCAGGTCCGGGTTGGCGCCGGGGCTGACCCGGCGGAAGATCTTCAGGATGTACGC
The Streptomyces roseofulvus genome window above contains:
- a CDS encoding maltokinase N-terminal cap-like domain-containing protein — its product is MPETASTTRAPDALLPSLTPLLREWLPRQRWFAGKGRRVTGFTLDAATELLPLDGAGPGLLHLLLRVEQPGRPAGEPADCYQVLLGVRSQLPPRLAPALIGRIRQGPLAGRAVYEGLRDPRLAGLLYERLRTPGRTGPLRFHATRPLPGALAPRVLDAEQSNSSLVFGDAYILKIFRRVSPGANPDLELPLALDRAGCARVPAPVAWFESGASTLGVLQPYLRDSRDGWRLALDALAAGREFASEARALGRATAEVHLALAEALPTQRLPRAETEGLAAAMDRRLHAAAQAVPALLPYVPGLRAVFAAAGDAEGAGTVQRIHGDLHLGQTLRGSDGAWAVIDFEGEPAKPLDERCRPQPTVRDVAGMLRSFDYAARTHRPWNADWAARCRAAYCTGYAEVAGADPRADPALLRAYETDKAVYEVVYEARHRPDWLPVPMSAIHRLATTR
- the glgB gene encoding 1,4-alpha-glucan branching enzyme, with the translated sequence MTAKTPRTAPPIDPGERARLLAGEHHDPHALLGAHPVKGGVVLRALRPWARSVTAVLPKGRTVELRDEGDGLFSTLLPRLRKVPAYELRVRYGDGPELVVQDPYRHLPSLGELDLHLIGEGRHEELWTALGSRVMTHGGVSGTRFAVWAPNARGVRVTGDFVHWDGTGLPMRSLGSTGVWELFVPGIGEGAVYKYDITRPDGSHTVRADPMARRTECPPDTASIVTASHYEWSDQEWMARRGARPPHEAPISVYELHLPSWRPGLTYRELAGELPAYVRELGFTHVEFMPVTEHPFGGSWGYQVTGFYAPTARLGTPDDFKYLVDALHRAGIGVLMDWVPAHFPKDDWALAEFDGRPLYEHADPRRSHHPDWGTLEFDYGRKEVRNFLVANAVYWCQEFHVDGLRVDAVASMLYLDYSREYGEWLPNEHGGRENLDAVAFLQEMNATVYRRCPGIVTFAEESTAWDGVTRATDLVGPGGFGGLGFGMKWNMGWMHDSLQYMEKEPVHRKYHHHEMTFSMVYAYSENYILPISHDEVVHGKRALVSKMPGDWWQRRANHRAYLGFMWAHPGKQLLFMGQEFAQGSEWSADHGPEWWLLDPEYGAEADHRGVKDLVRDLNRVYTATPSLWERDTVPEGFEWVVGDAADDNVLAFLRYDAFGSPLLAVCNFSPVVRHDYRLGVPDSFAAWGEVLNTDASRYGGSDVVGTDPVKTESVPWHGRAASVRMTLPPLATVWLRPA